The proteins below are encoded in one region of Sporosarcina sp. FSL K6-1508:
- a CDS encoding tetratricopeptide repeat protein — translation MKVGHLIKAERIRQEMKQLVLAKGICTPSYLSKIERNLILPSEDIVSLLFNRLGIDPTKLQKSDQQSEIDFEKMLKDAYKEVITNRDENFTKQKLNHLEQHSPLFENQSLYYTYLLIVLRFRIILRLNLDERKKEIEDLQVLSEDFDPRQMYLYKINQAIYYYSTENRSKSIEYFEDVLLLVDEVLLESWEKAELNYMIGLVYTVDSRILTSIEYIRKALGYFRENFLMKRVLDCYILIGITHKKSEQFPEAYESYLKAMQICDEFNLDHEKRIVYHNLGSLSSIMGNNEEAIRYYKLSIQYITNEDGPLISIHCLVIEYTKMNNKELANHWCDEGISLFLQLNDKNFTSYYHHFSIFKSLHSEPGLSETITKQAIDYFKTIQDYQYVHKYSILLAEWHFKNRKYKLSSIYYQEANRYGYIYRKIKRWEDL, via the coding sequence ATGAAAGTTGGTCATTTAATTAAGGCAGAACGAATTAGACAAGAAATGAAACAATTGGTATTGGCGAAAGGAATTTGCACGCCTTCTTACCTATCCAAAATTGAACGGAACTTAATTTTACCAAGTGAAGACATCGTCAGCTTATTATTTAACCGTTTAGGTATTGATCCAACGAAGTTACAAAAAAGTGATCAGCAATCGGAAATTGATTTCGAGAAAATGCTAAAAGATGCTTATAAAGAAGTAATTACAAATCGTGATGAAAATTTCACGAAACAAAAACTTAATCACCTGGAGCAGCATAGTCCCTTATTTGAAAATCAATCGCTCTATTACACGTACCTCTTAATCGTATTAAGGTTTCGAATTATTTTAAGGCTAAATTTAGATGAACGAAAAAAAGAAATTGAAGACTTACAGGTATTAAGTGAAGACTTTGACCCTCGTCAAATGTATTTATATAAAATAAACCAGGCAATCTATTACTATTCGACAGAAAACCGAAGTAAATCGATCGAATATTTCGAAGATGTGTTATTATTAGTCGATGAGGTTTTATTAGAGAGTTGGGAAAAAGCAGAACTGAATTATATGATAGGATTAGTTTACACTGTTGATAGCCGTATTTTAACTTCCATTGAATATATCAGAAAGGCCCTTGGCTATTTCAGAGAAAACTTTCTAATGAAGCGAGTATTAGATTGTTACATTTTAATTGGAATTACGCATAAGAAAAGCGAACAGTTTCCAGAAGCCTATGAATCCTATTTAAAAGCAATGCAAATCTGTGATGAGTTTAACTTAGACCATGAAAAAAGAATTGTTTACCACAACTTGGGATCACTCTCCAGTATAATGGGTAATAACGAAGAAGCTATCCGTTATTACAAACTAAGTATCCAGTATATTACTAATGAGGACGGCCCCCTTATATCAATACATTGTTTAGTAATCGAGTATACAAAAATGAATAACAAGGAACTCGCTAATCACTGGTGTGATGAGGGAATCTCATTATTTTTACAATTAAATGATAAGAACTTCACGTCCTATTATCATCATTTTAGTATCTTTAAATCACTTCATAGTGAACCAGGTCTATCTGAAACTATTACCAAACAAGCGATTGATTACTTTAAAACAATACAGGACTATCAATATGTCCATAAATATTCTATTCTTTTAGCTGAATGGCACTTCAAAAATAGGAAATATAAACTATCATCTATTTATTACCAAGAAGCAAATAGATATGGTTATATTTATAGAAAAATTAAAAGATGGGAGGATCTATAA